A stretch of Streptomyces vietnamensis DNA encodes these proteins:
- a CDS encoding alpha/beta hydrolase family protein, translating to MKAPPFPVLAELTAPDGASLVVRVHARPEPAAPVVVVLPAMGTAARHYTPLVRALHRRGATVVTTDLRGHGESTPVPARGVRFGYRELVEHDIGAVLDAVERAFPEAPRLLLGHSLGGQLGLVHCGLLRPRLAGVVLVASGSAWWRALGTGADPRPGGRWLVRSLLCVAGAELLGYWPGHRFGFGGRESVGVMRDWARQMRTGRYGAVGAAADYEEALRGVGLPVLAVDVEGDALAPPRAVDHLCAKLPSARVERWSYRSSDAGGRSLDHFRWIRHNGGLVERIAVWAEFPPVPAGPAPAPSGARA from the coding sequence ATGAAGGCCCCGCCCTTTCCCGTACTCGCCGAGCTGACCGCCCCCGACGGCGCCTCGCTCGTGGTCCGCGTCCACGCCCGCCCCGAGCCCGCCGCCCCGGTGGTGGTCGTCCTCCCCGCGATGGGCACCGCCGCCCGCCACTACACCCCGCTGGTACGGGCGCTGCACCGGCGGGGCGCGACCGTGGTGACGACGGACCTGCGGGGCCACGGCGAGAGCACCCCGGTCCCGGCGCGCGGGGTCCGCTTCGGCTACCGCGAGCTCGTCGAGCACGACATCGGCGCGGTCCTCGACGCCGTCGAACGCGCCTTCCCCGAGGCGCCGAGGCTGCTCCTGGGGCACAGCCTCGGCGGCCAGCTCGGTCTGGTGCACTGCGGTCTGCTCCGGCCGCGCCTCGCGGGGGTCGTGCTCGTCGCGAGCGGTTCGGCGTGGTGGCGCGCGCTCGGTACGGGGGCGGATCCCCGGCCGGGTGGGCGGTGGCTCGTACGGAGCCTGCTGTGCGTGGCCGGTGCGGAGCTGCTCGGGTACTGGCCGGGGCACCGGTTCGGCTTCGGCGGGCGCGAGTCGGTGGGCGTGATGCGGGACTGGGCCCGGCAGATGCGGACCGGGCGGTACGGGGCCGTGGGCGCCGCCGCCGACTACGAGGAGGCGCTGCGGGGCGTCGGCCTGCCCGTGCTCGCCGTCGACGTCGAGGGCGACGCCCTCGCGCCGCCCCGGGCCGTGGACCACCTGTGCGCGAAGCTTCCCTCGGCGCGGGTCGAGCGCTGGAGCTACCGCTCGTCGGACGCCGGCGGCCGGTCGCTGGACCACTTCCGCTGGATCCGGCACAACGGGGGCCTGGTCGAACGGATCGCGGTGTGGGCGGAGTTCCCACCGGTCCCGGCCGGACCCGCTCCCGCCCCGTCGGGTGCCCGGGCGTGA
- a CDS encoding beta-ketoacyl-ACP synthase III encodes MTAAIVGIGSALPERAVSNSHFAAIGSSDEWIVKRTGIRQRHFLPEDGHLADLALAASRTALAQAGRTARDVGHVVVATTTPDRTTPGLAVEVAARLGADRAAAFDLHAACAGFVYALDHAVALVESGRASTVLVCGAEALTRITDHEDRSTAVLLGDGAGAVVVADVDAGGAPEPAFRLGSDGDLIPLLYADRYDRKLRMDGPEIFVQAVERMSEAARDVLARRELTTDDVDLFVAHQANARIVRAVGKELGVPPERLYLNVDRVANTSSASIPLALHQAWQEGRLGPTGLLGVAAFGAGVTWGAGVIGWRLTDGDTGTAP; translated from the coding sequence CCGACGAGTGGATCGTCAAGCGGACCGGGATCCGGCAGCGCCACTTCCTGCCGGAGGACGGGCACCTCGCCGACCTCGCGCTCGCCGCCTCCCGTACGGCGCTGGCGCAGGCGGGACGCACCGCGCGGGACGTGGGGCACGTCGTCGTGGCGACCACGACCCCCGACCGGACCACCCCGGGCCTCGCCGTGGAGGTGGCCGCCCGGCTGGGGGCGGACCGGGCCGCCGCGTTCGATCTGCACGCGGCCTGCGCCGGATTCGTGTACGCCCTGGACCACGCCGTCGCCCTGGTCGAGTCCGGCCGGGCGAGCACCGTCCTGGTCTGCGGCGCCGAGGCGCTGACCCGTATCACCGACCACGAGGACCGCTCGACGGCGGTCCTGCTCGGCGACGGCGCCGGGGCGGTGGTGGTGGCGGACGTGGACGCGGGCGGCGCTCCCGAACCCGCGTTCCGGCTCGGCTCGGACGGGGACCTGATCCCGCTCCTCTACGCCGACCGGTACGACCGGAAGCTCCGGATGGACGGCCCCGAGATCTTCGTCCAGGCCGTGGAGAGGATGAGCGAGGCGGCCCGGGACGTCCTCGCGCGGCGGGAGCTGACCACCGACGACGTCGACCTGTTCGTCGCCCACCAGGCCAACGCGCGCATCGTACGGGCGGTGGGCAAGGAGCTCGGCGTCCCCCCGGAGCGGCTCTACCTCAACGTCGACCGCGTCGCCAACACCTCCTCCGCCTCCATCCCCCTCGCCCTCCACCAGGCCTGGCAGGAGGGCCGCCTCGGCCCGACGGGCCTGCTCGGGGTGGCCGCGTTCGGCGCGGGCGTCACCTGGGGCGCGGGCGTGATCGGCTGGCGCCTGACGGACGGGGACACGGGGACGGCACCATGA